The following proteins come from a genomic window of Theileria equi strain WA chromosome 2 map unlocalized gcontig_1105316255037, whole genome shotgun sequence:
- a CDS encoding conserved hypothetical protein (encoded by transcript BEWA_037920A) — protein MTNINTLKSSALIPGEPEYKTEFHELNLALLNIPKDVDVRKLVRFRPLQPRHSVALQDMHSQLFPIRYDSKFFEVACATENDSIFDTHCYWSSFNLSSYNSHWDDNQIMGIGLFFPKKYLDYNKRTRRYDIDGYLAYLKDSSLYYNIYDHTLDPTYYDPEFDEYIVGFATILINLDITNNLISDEDYYILYNYYKDKLGPAIRNNQSPSNSNSQYQGNPEKHITDCMKLNVSFMDKTFYQVIYNQLYNNDALLKYIKRFNMNDLKTLYILSAGVTLGLRRRLLGTTLILFIQVTVYFVHFNLFLFENKFYHSLAYSEAFKQHLTVNRRLLESIQFHYNTLSLGNKHVNLYYDHVLNYRKHYIGNHDIKENELIEYDTHKSTNSDKDDLQMPLALYLHTISYNNQASDMYKRLNFYKITTIENYYTIRETKYAANFLAHFIVSPKNAV, from the exons ATGACCAACATCaatacattaaaatccTCTGCATTGATACCTGGCGAACCAGAATACAAAACAGAATTCCATGAGCTAAACTTAGCTCTTTTAAATATACCAAAAGATGTCGATGTGAGGAAACTCGTTCGTTTTAGGCCATTACAGCCTAGACATTCTGTTGCATTGCAAGATATGCATTCTCAACTCTTTCCGATTCGTTATGACTCCAAATTTTTCGAAGTGGCTTGTGCCACCGAAAATGACTCGATATTCGATACACATTGTTATTGGAGTTCATTCAATCTCTCTTCTTACAATAGC CATTGGGATGACAATCAGATAATGGGAATAGGACTCTTTTTTCCgaaaaaatatttggatTACAACAAAAGAACTAGGCGTTATGATATTGATGGATATCTTGCATATCTGAaagattcttccttgtaCTATAATATATATGATCACACTTTAGATCCCACTTATTATGATCCTGAATTTGATGAATACATTGTTGGATTTGCCACAATATTGATAAATCTAGACATCACAAACAACCTGATTTCAGACGAAGACTATTACATTTTATATAACTATTACAAAGATAAGCTGGGTCCCGCTATTAGAAATAATCAGTCACCATCAAATAGCAATTCACAGTATCAGGGCAATCCCGAGAAGCACATTACTGACTGTATGAAGCTCAACGTCTCTTTCATGGACAAGACATTCTATCAGGTCATATACAACCAATTGTACAATAATGATGCATTGTTAAAGTATATTAAAAGGTTCAACATGAATGATCTTAAGACGTTATATATCCTAAGTGCGGGTGTAACATTAGGTTTACGTAGGAGGCTTTTAGGAACTACTTTAATACTATTCATACAGGTTACGGTTTATTTTGTTCACTTTAATCTTTTTCTGTTCGAAAATAAATTCTATCATTCTCTAGCCTATTCGGAGGCATTTAAGCAACATTTGACTGTGAACAGGAGATTGCTGGAGAGCATACAATTCCACTATAATACTTTGTCCTTGGGTAATAAACACGTTAATCTCTATTATGATCATGTTTTAAATTATAGAAAGCATTATATAGGAAACCACGATATCAAAGAAAATGAGCTAATTGAATATGATACGCATAAAAGTACTAATTCTGACAAAGATGATTTGCAAATGCCACTGGCACTATACTTGCACACAATATCATACAATAATCAAGCATCAGATATGTACAAACGGTTAAACTTCTATAAAATTACAACCATTGAAAACTATTATACAATTAGAGAAACAAAATATGCAGCAAACTTTCTTGCTCATTTCATAGtttctccaaaaaatgCAGTATGA
- a CDS encoding hypothetical protein (encoded by transcript BEWA_037930A), which yields MESSEEQESKNEVEESKNSSSTIFKGFSKAFSTAFQKRTDATPTSSVNVIKTKTKNKTIQKNTARSIPCQTSESKEKKYRKIATRGGILRILV from the exons ATGGAATCttctgaagaacaagaaaGTAAAAATGAAGTTGAGGAGTCGAAGAACAGCTCTTCAACGATTTTTAAGGGGTTTTCTAAAG CCTTTTCTACGGCATTCCAAAAAAGAACAGACGCG ACTCCCACTTCTTCAGTCAATgttataaaaacaaaaacGAAGAACAAG ACCATACAAAAGAACACCGCCAGAAGTATTCCATGTCAAACCAGCGAATCAAAGGAAAAAAAATACAGGAAGATCGCAACTCGTGGAGGTATTTTAAGGATACTTGTTTAA
- a CDS encoding conserved hypothetical protein (encoded by transcript BEWA_037940A): MLFYTAVLILTSSLILDLCVRCYTLGRLPSNKLHRIHSNIGSEPKMTYNLGGGQILMSCFRNKQGLLIRTYAARIKNPKASIILVHGVRSHFRADYSAYNLDWHCKHIGDSVTSKALEVSTMEFNHVFANSRLNSNETFDNQFLHGKNVLDTTPRFQYEGSFIECLNNMGFSIYALDLQSHGLSEGFSGKRCLVNKFDDFAHDVIQFIDIVKRNQFENKEEKWNPDLFTHDTVNDGNKYYLGGLSMGGNIVIRTIQLFNKYSKSKTRLVDGLLCLSGMLNIDYHFSGYLKQASFPLIRFLAKIRPHWTLILEEAGQYAETISLFMRYHDPLYHSKRLPCKMVVTLFDATKTLERDMLYYPKDLPTLVIHSTDDKTCDVKGARDFANVHFKDNDNVQLVEIDGEAHVISSPLYTPIVSPIISKWFDGLSKA, from the exons ATGCTATTTTACACCGCAGTATTGATACTTACTTCATCTTTAATACTGGATTTGTGTGTTCGGTGTTACACCCTGGGACGATTACCATCAAATAAATTACACAGAATACACTCGAATATCGGAAGTGAACCAAAAATGACCTATAATTTAGGTGGTGgtcaaattttgatgagCTGCTTCAGAAATAAGCAAGGACTATTGATTAGGACATATGCAGCTAGAATCAAAAATCCAAAGGCATCCATAATTCTAGTTCATGGTGTTAGATCCCACTTCAGAGCTGATTACTCCGCATATAACCTTGATTGGCATTGTAAGCACATTGGCGATTCTGTAACCAGCAAGGCTTTGGAAGTTAGTACCATGGAATTTAACCATGTATTTGCAAACTCAAGGTTAAACTCTaatgaaacatttgataACCAATTTTTACATGGAAAGAATGTTTTGGATACAACTCCAAGGTTTCAATATGAAGGTAGTTTTATTGAATGTTTAAATAATATGGGATTTTCCATCTATGCCTTAGACCTGCAATCTCACGGGTTATCTGAGGGTTTTAGCGGGAAAAGGTGTTTGGTTAACaaatttgatgattttgCCCATGACGTTATACAATTCATAGATATTGTCAAACGTAACCAATTCGAgaacaaggaagaaaaatgGAACCCAGATTTGTTTACTCATGATACTGTAAATGATGGTAATAAGTATTATTTGGGTGGTTTATCAATGGGTGGAAACATTGTCATTAGAACAATTCAATTGTTCAataaatattcaaaatCCAAAACAAGGCTTGTTGATGGATTGTTGTGTTTGTCTGGAATGCTTAACATAGACTATCACTTTTCTGGTTACCTTAAGCAGGCCAGTTTCCCTTTGATTAGATTTTTGGCTAAGATAAGACCACATTGGACTCTGATCTTAGAAGAAGCTGGGCAATATGCTGAAACAATAAGTCTATTTATGAGATATCAC GACCCCCTATATCATTCCAAGAGGTTGCCATGCAAAATGGTTGTCACATTGTTCGATGCTACAAAGACTTTAGAAAGGGATATGTTATactatccaaaagatttgCCCACTTTGGTGATACATTCCACAGATGACAAAACTTGCGACGTAAAG GGAGCAAGGGATTTTGCAAATGTCCACTTTAAAGACAATGATAATGTTCAGCTTGTCGAAATAGATGGAGAAGCTCACGTTAtatcttctccattatacACACCCATAGTTTCACCTATCATTTCCAAGTGGTTTGATGGATTATCCAAAGCTTAG
- a CDS encoding conserved hypothetical protein (encoded by transcript BEWA_037950A), with the protein MSAKHTKGPSNHKYETNNEPPFSFEEFIFSRYEVLPIERRTTCIICKRTTSSGYTYNGSTIFSHPDCLSLLMFYEFMNNFDISTSQSCALNSNSLVQILDTNRIFRHLESDNNKCYSCAAKNAFFKCSSENCPNYIHLHCAGGGSIVVDANYQYNKRNNYRFLLCQTHLKDDEIDIVKCRFLSKLSLTAEYMNIQHTSSVEQKDITPNTNENLKRREQNATSPGSIQKHCRSSTTKINYNHNLYFQKTEQPFATKKSAYNSFQQAFSGTNTQYMQSINTLVLEYNALRRNTNQKNLRGFEWWYYEILFARIRPDIFEDLLVPENDPLYHLYSDIKGILNFERNSYSLTDLKRIFNGSEIGIQSVINSLLLNVSPKLEISDVSPTEDDDANYTFWGLNSLPNCGDKHSTLSHNSGNITKSGDSNAEMYRPRFALVNLNNRASWISFIFLYNTELMPKPEVVILDYIPLSILEYEYFHRILRSVYYIPREDLLGPTILPLLSSSNVKNNNENVLEFNKNTINLNGYSWELEPPLYSYMKSFNSNSSKSSNILDRKLFGHIELAEICKDGFLNFAKQFSSSCKGVSSDNFVAKQSIALITALKAVDDALDQHKKQLANSIRMENEYYSHCHHNKSLIEKSKEISASMHRWVHFKTVFQQSMDNFISSMYSSLNTDAEIEIPQHDSNIATSKEYCSVCLMPELSHKHMLQQCMRCCVRVHHRCYASYRPLFNPKVTKQEDSLTSWLCEPCEHEIGITSRYDVNHNSAICCVCSSSGGAMKKVGTSFHASNKGHLSSPIWIHLVCAVFLMPNVTCLDWYALSMWDLRDIKYNVVDCCSVCRVSGGYTLKCSDDSCNLKFHPMCAWVGGNYVEYSPFHNTATLSSMLKYDSTWNDVFPAICLRPYCIKHSTEKFNEKVVKEQSLKRSFAYTHYLYHPDPFGKQKIRPRISRLPLEPIYSPVTITKQGAIKSEPRVVPQGPLPIGGKKIGPDGFGYITQPKPRIKLQEVPHPYHSQPTLISIVYGLPRALSGESPRYGINAITTYLGTKEQTNLPASRHNNGNVPSNIRSSCNGPPVMIGQYPKNRNAINQYSHFPKGAYSHPNQKIYNPRYNNIQHKNLNAMPFDPLSAMVSKLIYFYSYIHLEQGKATEYFQTSG; encoded by the coding sequence atgtcCGCCAAACACACAAAGGGCCCATCCAATCACAAATATGAAACCAATAATGAGCCACCATTCTCTTTCGAAGAGTTCATATTTTCTAGATATGAAGTACTTCCTATTGAAAGAAGAACAACGTGTATCATCTGCAAAAGGACCACCAGTTCGGGATATACCTACAACGGCTCGACAATATTCTCTCATCCGGATTGCCTATCTTTACTCATGTTTTATGAGTTTATGAATAATTTTGATATAAGTACATCTCAAAGCTGTGCATTAAATTCTAATTCTTTGGTACAAATATTGGACACCAATAGGATTTTTAGACACCTAGAATCGGATAATAACAAATGTTATTCGTGTGCCGCTAAAAATGCGTTTTTCAAATGCTCTTCGGAAAATTGTCCAAATTATATTCACTTACATTGTGCAGGAGGCGGTTCAATTGTAGTTGATGCAAATTACCAGTACAATAAAAGAAATAATTATAGATTCTTACTTTGTCAAACACACCTAAAGGATGACGAAATAGATATAGTTAAATGTAGATTCCTGTCAAAATTATCGCTAACCGCTGAATATATGAACATACAACACACAAGTTCTGTGGAACAGAAGGATATTACGCCAAACACTAACGAAAATTTAAAACGTAGGGAGCAAAATGCTACTTCACCTGGTTCAATTCAAAAACACTGTAGAAGCAGTACTACTAAAATAAACTACAACCATAATTTATACTTCCAAAAAACGGAACAACCATTTGCTACGAAAAAATCCGCATACAATAGCTTTCAACAAGCATTTTCCGGAACCAATACTCAATATATGCAATCAATAAATACCTTGGTTCTTGAATACAATGCTTTGCGTAGAAATACCAATCAAAAGAATCTAAGGGGTTTTGAGTGGTGGTACTACGAGATATTGTTTGCAAGAATCAGACCTGACATTTTTGAAGACCTATTAGTACCAGAAAATGACcctctttatcatttgtATAGTGATATTAAGGGTATACTAAACTTTGAACGAAATTCTTATTCCCTAACAGATTTAAAACGAATATTTAATGGTAGCGAAATTGGTATTCAAAGTGTGATTAACTCTCTATTGTTAAATGTAAGTCCTAAGTTAGAAATATCGGATGTCTCACCCACAGAAGATGATGACGcaaattatacattttggGGGCTAAATTCTCTACCGAATTGTGGTGATAAGCACTCAACACTATCGCATAACTCTGGTAACATCACAAAATCTGGAGATTCCAACGCAGAAATGTATCGCCCTAGGTTCGCTCTTGTAAATTTAAACAACAGAGCAAGTTGGATTTCCTTTATTTTTTTGTATAATACTGAACTAATGCCGAAACCAGAAGTTGTAATTTTGGATTATATTCCTCTGTCTATTTTGGAGTATGAATATTTTCACCGCATACTCCGTTCTGTTTACTATATACCACGTGAAGATCTACTAGGACCCACCATTTTACCACTACTATCTTCCAGCAATGTTAAGaataataatgaaaatgttcTTGAATTTAACAAAAATACAATAAATCTTAATGGATATTCGTGGGAATTAGAACCTCCCTTGTATAGTTACATGAAATCCTTTAATAGTAACAGCTCCAAGTCATCTAACATTCTCGACAGGAAATTATTTGGTCATATTGAACTTGCAGAAATTTGTAAGGATGGATTTCTTAACTTTGCAAAGCAATTTTCTTCCAGTTGCAAAGGAGTAAGCAGTGATAATTTTGTGGCAAAGCAGAGTATCGCCTTGATAACGGCGTTGAAGGCGGTTGATGATGCTTTAGATCAACATAAGAAACAATTGGCTAACAGTATACGtatggagaatgaatatTACAGCCATTGTCACCATAATAAATCTCTTATTGAAAAATCTAAAGAAATATCAGCATCAATGCATAGGTGGGTACATTTCAAAACGGTTTTCCAACAATCTATGGATAACTTTATTTCATCCATGTATTCTTCATTGAATACAGATGCTGAAATAGAGATACCGCAACATGATTCTAATATAGCAACCAGCAAGGAATATTGTTCAGTTTGTCTTATGCCTGAACTATCGCATAAACATATGTTACAGCAATGTATGCGTTGTTGTGTTCGTGTACATCATAGATGCTATGCATCATATCGCCCATTATTCAATCCAAAGGTGACAAAACAAGAAGATTCATTAACAAGTTGGTTGTGTGAACCATGTGAACATGAAATTGGCATAACATCAAGATACGATGTAAATCATAATAGTGCAATTTGTTGTGTATGTTCCAGTAGTGGAGGTGCTATGAAAAAAGTAGGCACTAGTTTCCATGCCTCTAACAAGGGACATCTTTCTTCTCCGATATGGATTCATCTAGTATGTGCGGTATTTTTGATGCCAAATGTAACGTGTTTGGATTGGTATGCTCTTAGTATGTGGGATCTTAGGGATATTAAATATAATGTTGTTGATTGTTGTAGCGTTTGTCGAGTATCTGGTGGATACACACTAAAATGTTCTGATGATTCGTGTAACTTAAAATTCCATCCAATGTGCGCCTGGGTTGGTGGAAATTATGTTGAATATTCACCATTTCACAATACGGCTACTTTAAGTTCAATGCTTAAATATGATTCTACTTGGAATGATGTATTTCCAGCCATTTGTTTGCGCCCATACTGTATAAAGCATTCCACTGAAAAGtttaatgaaaaggttgttAAGGAACAATCTCTTAAGAGGTCGTTTGCTTATACGCATTATTTGTACCATCCTGATCCCTTTGGAAAACAGAAGATAAGACCAAGAATTTCCAGGCTACCGTTAGAACCTATATATAGTCCAGTAACAATTACAAAACAGGGGGCCATAAAGTCTGAACCCAGGGTGGTTCCCCAGGGTCCTCTTCCAATTGGAGGTAAAAAGATAGGTCCTGATGGATTTGGGTATATTACACAGCCAAAACCGCGAATAAAACTTCAGGAGGTCCCGCATCCTTATCATTCCCAACCGACACTGATTTCTATAGTTTATGGGTTACCTCGTGCACTTTCAGGCGAGTCTCCCAGATATGGAATTAATGCTATAACTACCTATTTGGGTACAAAGGAACAAACGAACTTACCTGCATCGCGGCATAACAATGGAAATGTACCCAGCAACATTAGAAGTTCTTGCAACGGACCACCTGTTATGATTGGGCAATATCCAAAAAACAGAAACGCCATCAATCAATATTCTCACTTCCCAAAGGGTGCGTATTCACATCCAAATCAGAAAATCTACAATCCAAGATACAACAATATACAACACAAAAATTTGAATGCAATGCCTTTCGATCCCCTTTCTGCGATGGTAAGCAAGCTCATATACTTCTATTCATATATACATTTAGAACAAGGGAAAGCGACCGAATACTTTCAAACCTCCGGATAA
- a CDS encoding conserved hypothetical protein (encoded by transcript BEWA_037960A) gives MATLHSFYVFYKNKCIYRILYTEAVLRAVKNCTKHSSIHSQPSEVSDSADTHKNESPVEDLEESNKQYEKLLLGFLSGLSSFSKTICMANDLNDPDGLSIAHFNSCTTHNFKIHYFETITGYKLICITSPDSPGLEQTLKSMYIDLITNLILANPLYKVGTTIKSTEFDCLVEKTLYTAMNQ, from the exons ATGGCCACGTTACACAGTTTCtatgtattttacaaaaacaaatgtatTTATCGCATATTATACACTGAAGCAGTACTTAGAGCTGTGAAAAATTGCACTAAACACTCATCTATACATAGCCAACCCTCAGAAGTCAGTGATTCTGCGGACACACATAAGAATGAATCTCCTGTGGAAGATTTGGAAGAGTCTAACAAGCAATATGAAAAACTATTACTGGGTTTCCTCTCCGGATTGTCATCATTTAGCAAAACGATATGTATGGCCAATGATTTGAATGATCCAGACGGATTGTCTATCGCACATTTCAATTCATGCACAACTCACAATTTCAAGATTCACTACTTTGAGACCATAACAG GCTACAAGTTAATATGTATTACATCCCCCGATTCTCCAGGGCTTGAACAAACTTTAAAGTCAATGTATATTGATCTAATCACGAATTTGATATTAGCTAATCCACTTTATAAAGTTGGAACAACAATAAAATCGACAGAATTCGATTGTTTGGTTGAAAAAACACTCTATACCGCCATGAATCAATAA
- a CDS encoding conserved hypothetical protein (encoded by transcript BEWA_037970A): MKIKCGQFYIDEFWRWLLLTRVPIQRNRVPLVESLLISRQFSSNHPLANNVSPLIDSNIINIKNERAKRLLEELSSKHPYLCSSKTSGIVDFVRKAKDKHKGSLILIRNGRTYQAFGTDAIIFVEHADLTPIGNTPHIEFDQSELQGILDKLINRGIDVVIYQQVTTTGLSFTNTETMSSQSFALSQIISRDAPIYSVDLEDGDILSNLTSNDKGVIGIAHGKSGFSISLINLQEKTVEIHKNLTMLNAIDVISSNFSRVMILQDTSTKVNMLFRQFPFVIYYQTLQGLYEDEEFHKAACDHIARRLKISPNFKLSENKREDNNAFNLNLECAIALGLYEYGSKSIGLHDFVLPKDSLPCTKGYMKLLMLKPPPENIRESIRYINLKLSTLNVPLLKLKPLSTTNMNSLCSNSKVDPQFYKDIYHDLMAFNHYMDSLSTKLVKNIFNVVMHDLKLNYKLGPLQKNIKNALKIIEYFIKIDSSELPIPLTNVKALDKFFAEMEYLVGQFHEDIVKKQLEKVDSAASELLNSISSDYFGSRVSNGDIYKLTNSKDIREKVSRKLEKTIKRMSITPSIMVNKHSIFLEKPNEYMDSTKMYTIEIKLKNQLKKWYISHNVERFLANYKNVCNAVHLQIDEILTSMTRMLSPYSQSIEIAFHFLVVLQTFVSHVSIANSGGWVLPTISSDKKILIRNLKPFFVNTYAIPMNIETCGLTIVTGPNNIGKTTSLLSVLASSLMSNIGLYLPCDSAQIPAFNNYFFLSPSCINDTTRSTLQNNSSIISLLNNATTNSLVILDNPGADTFFNKSIGIIAVIIDELSKIDCISMISTHNCKYVMEMVKRSGNLPFYKQLIKTNKVITLEEGHYENVGSELVTNELDEKVNKYLACYAKLDDNMNSSESISIPYTNEKPKDTKRDRRSDTNIRKIIGKQQGYLSNAMTIVLRCIEDLECCNMEKDVIHLIPDSIPPPSYNYIPVLYVIMIPVETDRSNERGVGVYVGESGNIIARLVAHRSKKSTSVTRYFEDTYMKNEKEMTEYLLHKNNFSDNDQKGILNWDKSHALIVRLKTRRETKLYEKRLIKSMYKYYKQITILSHRDGGDRIISALD; the protein is encoded by the exons ATGAAGATAAAGTGTGGTCAATTTTATATTGACGAATTTTGGAGGTGGTTGTTGCTCACAAGGGTACCAATACAAAGGAATCGTGTGCCTTTAGTGGAATCTTTATTAATTAGCAGACAATTCTCTTCAAATCATCCACTAGCTAACAATGTATCACCTTTAATCGACTCAAACATAATAAACATAAAAAATGAACGAGCTAAGCGACTGTTAGAAGAGCTGTCTTCAAAACATCCATATTTATGTTCTTCAAAAACATCTGGAATTGTGGATTTTGTAAGAAAAGCCAAAGATAAGCATAAAGGAAGCTTGATACTTATAAGAAATGGAAGGACTTATCAAGCCTTTGGTACCGATGCCATTATCTTTGTAGAACATGCTGATCTAACTCCAATTGGCAATACTCCTCATATTGAATTCGATCAATCAGAACTTCAGGGGATTTTAGACAAACTTATTAACAGAGGAATAGATGTTGTAATATATCAGCAAGTAACAACGACGGGATTGTCATTTACTAACACTGAAACAATGTCTAGTCAATCGTTCGCACTCTCCCAGATCATCTCAAGAGATGCACCGATATATTCTGTGGATCTTGAAGACGGTGATATTCTGTCTAATTTAACATCAAACGATAAAGGAGTAATAGGAATTGCTCATGGAAAATCTGGCTTTAGTATATCACTCATAAATTTGCAGGAAAAAACAGTTGAAATACACAAAAACCTTACAATGCTAAATGCAATAGATGTGATAAGTTCCAACTTTAGCAGGGTTATGATACTACAAGATACTTCAACAAAAGTTAATATGCTGTTCAGACAGTTCCCGTTCGTGATATATTACCAAACTCTgcag GGACtttatgaagatgaagaatttcATAAAGCAGCGTGTGATCACATAGCTAGGCGTCTAAAAATAAGTCCAAATTTCAAACTTTcagaaaataaaagggAAGATAACAATGCCTTTAATCTAAATCTGGAATGTGCAATAGCTTTAGGTCTTTATGAATATGGTAGCAAAAGCATAGGTCTGCATGATTTTGTCTTGCCTAAAGATTCCTTACCATGCACAAAAGGGTACATGAAACTACTTATGCTAAAACCGCCTCCTGAAAATATACGTGAAAGCATTAGATACataaatttgaaattaTCAACGCTAAATGTACCGCTCTTAAAATTAAAGCCTTTGTCAACTACTAACATGAACAGTTTATGCTCGAACTCTAAA GTGGATCCGCAATTCTATAAGGATATTTATCATGATTTGATGGCCTTTAATCATTATATGGATTCACTCTCTACAAAATTAGTAAAgaacatttttaatgttGTAATGCATGATTTAAAGTTGAATTACAAACTAGGACCACTACAAAAAAACATCAAGAATGCACTCAAAATAattgaatattttataaaaattgATAGCTCTGAATTGCCCATACCGCTCACCAATGTAAAAGCACTTGATAAGTTCTTTGCTGAAATG GAATATCTAGTAGGGCAATTCCATGAAGATATTGTTAAAAAGCAGCTGGAAAAGGTGGATAGTGCGGCATCCGAGTTGTTAAATTCCATATCTAGTGATTATTTTGGCTCCCGTGTTTCTAATGGAGATATATACAAACTAACAAACTCCAAGGATATACGTGAGAAAGTATCAAGGAAACTTGAAAAAACAATTAAAAGAATGTCCATAACTCCTAGTATAATGGTTAACAAACATTCTATCTTTTTAGAAAAACCAAATGAATATATGGATTCTACAAAGATGTATACGATAGAA ATCAAACTGAAAAACCAGTTGAAAAAATGGTATATTAGTCACAACGTTGAGCGGTTCTTGGCgaattacaaaaatgtatGCAATGCAGTCCATTTACaaattgatgaaatttTGACTTCTATGACAAGAATGTTGTCACCGTACTCTCAGTCTATTGAAATCGCTTTTCACTTTTTagtagttttacaa ACATTTGTCTCCCATGTAAGTATTGCAAATTCTGGAGGATGGGTTCTGCCTACTATTTCAAGTGATAAAAAAATCTTAATACGCAACTTGAAGCCGTTTTTCGTAAATACCTATGCTATACCCATGAATATAGAAACTTGTGGATTAACGATAGTTACGGGTCCAAACAATATTGGTAAGACAACGTCACTATTGTCCGTATTAGCATCATCATTAATGTCTAATATTG GACTTTATTTGCCCTGTGATTCAGCACAGATACCAGCATTTAATAATTATTTTTTTCTTTCACCCAGCTGCATTAATGATACTACCCGCTCTACACTCCAAAACAACAGCTCTATTATTAGCTTACTCAATAATGCAACTACAAACTCCCTTGTAATATTGGACAATCCTGGTGCTgatacatttttcaataaaagtatag GAATTATAGCGGTTATAATAGACGAATTGAGCAAAATTGATTGTATAAGTATGATTTCAACCCATAATTGTAAATATGTTATGGAAATGGTAAAGAGATCCGGAAATCTCCCGTTTTATAAACAGCTAATAAAAACAAATAAAGTGATCACATTAGAAGAAGGCCATTATGAAAACGTAGGTTCAGAATTAGTAACGAATGAATTAGATGAGAAAGTAAACAAATATTTGGCCTGTTACGCAAAATTAGATGACAATATGAATAGTTCGGAATCCATTAGCATTCCATATACAAATGAAAAACCTAAAGATACAAAACGTGATAGAAGATCAGATACTAACATAAGAAAAATCATTGGAAAACAACAAGGCTATCTGTCCAATGCAATGACTATCGTTTTGAGATGCATAGAAGATTTAGAATGTTGCaatatggaaaaggatgttATACATTTAATTCCCGATAGTATCCCACCTCCATCATACAATTATATACCAGTTTTATATGTCATAATGATCCCAGTTGAAACGGATAGATCTAATGAACGTGGAGTGGGCGTGTATGTCGGAGAATCAGGAAATATAATAGCTCGACTTGTTGCACATAGAAGCAAAAAATCCACCTCAGTAACGAGGTACTTCGAAGATACTTATATGAAAAATGAAAAAGAAATGACGGAATATCTGTTGCACAAAAACAACTTCAGTGATAACGATCAAAAGGGAATTCTAAATTGGGATAAATCCCATGCTCTCATTGTTAGGCTTAAAACAAGAAGAGAGACTAAATTGTATGAAAAACGATTGATAAAATCAATGTACAAATACTATAAACAAATTACGATTCTATCTCACAGAGACGGAGGAGATAGGATCATATCGGCATTAGACTAA